DNA from Salvelinus alpinus chromosome 17, SLU_Salpinus.1, whole genome shotgun sequence:
ACCTATAGTGACGTGTGGAAATGTGCTCAACCATGAAGGAATGTTTACTTCTCAGTTCTGAGTGAAACTCAGCAGATACAGGGTTAATAATAACATAGTAGTAATCACTGTTACTTCGTGTCCCAAGGAAAAACAAGACCAAACATCCTGCGTCCAATGGAGAGAAGGGCACCTCAGTAGAAATGGTGAGTTATCTTCACTTCCCCCTTCTCTTTTCCTCCCCCCTTCTAAGTCCTCATTTCATTTTATGTTTTTTGTTGTGTGTTTCAGACCTACTACAATCCCTTTACCGTAATTTGTTATCGACCCTCTCAATAAATTGCATTCCTACTTCCTGTCACATGACTTTGAGTGCTCACTCCACCACCCTGCATCAAAGTTTAAATACTTTTCACCCTCATTTTTAGCAGAAGGTGGGAACCAAACAACAGGCATTTCAAACACATCTAGAACCACCCTGTAGATGTACAGTACATCCAGCTGACCAGTCTCTATGTACCTATCTATGTTTctatctcccccccctctctctctgtctctctctgtttctttctctcgctgtctctctcgctgtctctctctctctctctctctctctctctctctctctctctctctctctctctctctctctctctctctctctctctctctctctctctctctctctctctctctctctctctctctctctctgcagggtgcTCTCCGTCAGCCCAAGAACAGTTCCATGAGTAAATCTGACACCAGGTTGCATGAGATCAACCGCACGCCCTGCAACGGCAACAGTAAGTAACAATACTAACAATCAACTGCCAATAATGTGAAAACTGGTGGTACATAGCAGAGATGGAAACTATGTAACAATGACCCGATAATAAAGGTCCCCCTCCTTCTCACTCGCTCTAGGTGGGGGTAAGAACCGTCCAGCCAGTATGGACCTGCTCCTCCTCCACAGCCGTCGCTCCACGTCTGACCTCCGCCCACCCCTGGTCCGCCAACTCCCCCAGATCCCCAACAGACCAGTGGGGAAGGGAGACCCCGAGGGGGGAGACATTCGGGGGGGCGGGGGAGACGGGGTCAGAGACCACACCTACACTGAGGTGGGAATCCGGAACTCACCCGTCCGTTGCCTTGATGATGGGCTGTATGAGGTTGTAGGGGTTCGAGAGGCAGACACGGTGCCCCCCGCTCCCCCTCCCACGTCGGCCAACACCCCGGCAACACTAAGGGCCTCACAGAGCCCCAATGGGACCCGCACCAACGTGGTCCGAAACGGGAATGGAAACGGGAATGTGCGTATTTATGCTATGAAAGCTACCCAATAGAAGTGTTGACATCAAGTCATCATCGGAGACACTTGACATTGTGAACACCTGTCTGTAAAAATgactgttatttttgttatttcgcTTTTCTTTGGTTGGTCCAACGGAATAACAAGGACCTTTcacttctgtgtgtttgtgtgtgtatctatgtgtaTCTGACAGGGGAAGGGCAGAGGGAACGGCAGAGGGGGTGTTAATGGCTGTAGCACTcttggtagaggaggagggaaggggccCAATGGTGCTAACGGTGTTAACGGATCTAGCGGCTCGCTCTtgtcctcccttccctccctggcCATTCAGGACCCAGTAACGGCAGAGTACGCCTCCATCCGGAAGGTCAAGAAGGTAAACAGTGTTTTTACAACTGCTTTCCAATCGAGCTCTGGAACATTATATGAATTTGATATGAATTTGTACTCATTTCTAATTAAATGAAATGTATTAAGGTGAACAAGGCAACGAAGAACGAGATAGGGAACACAGAGTCAGATGATCAATCAAGTGTCCAATCAAGTGTGGGAGAGTCACCCTCTGCCCCGCCCCTTCTGCTGCCCCGCAGCCAGGAGTTTCCACGGAAACAGCTGGAGCCATTCCACCTGCACGTCTTCCCGAAGGTACTTCCCCAGTAGGGCACTTATGGACAGAGATTCTGTATATATGGTGTAATTCTTCACCAGCTTGTGCAGataggggcaggtagcctagtggttagagcgttggactagtaaccaaaaggttgcaagagcaaatccccgagctgacaaggtaaaaatctgtcgttctgcccctgaacaaggcagttaacccactgttccaaggccgacattgaaaataagaatttgttcttaactgacttgcctagttaaataaaggttttaaaaAATGCTGAATGGCAGCAATATTAACCTGTCAGTTGTACCATTTATCCACCAGAGGGAACTATGTCCTACAGATTGTTCTTCTTTCTACTCATTATCCAGTGGGTGAGCTCAGAGggtataatgtttactgttcatttttgattgtttatttcacttgtgtttattatttatttcccttgctttggcaatataaacatacagtatgtttcccatgccaataaagccccttgaattgagttGAATTGAGTAGATCTCTAACGCTCCAAGTTGAAGTTTCCCCTAACCACAACTCTAGCATCAGATCACCCTAATCCCAATACTAATCTTAACCATTGGGAGGAAACATGTGAAACTGGCCTTAGATCAGTGTGTAAGGAGCAGTTCCGGCCTGATCTTGATCACTATTTCCAGCCACATGAGCACAGCCTGGAATGGCCTTACAGTATCTGTCAACATTACTAAAAGTCAGATCCTCACAGATTATGTCTAAAGGGATGACAAACTCTCAATTTTTCATTCTTTAGACTATTCTTTGTTAGACTATGTcccacagacatgattcaatCTCATTGTTAAGTGTGCCCCGGGCTTGATATCATTTTCTAACCAGATAAGCCTGTTGGAAATAGTGTTTATAAACAGTCAAGGCCAATTTGGGGGCTGCACTGAAGGAGGGAAATGGAGGGACAATGATTGGATAAAGATCAAACTTTCTTGGCAGTCCTACCTGCTTTTActtactgtgtgtctgtctgtctgtctgtgtgtgtgtgtgtgtgtgtgtgtgtgtgtgtgtgtgtgtgtgtgtgtgtgtgtgtgtgtgtgtgtgcgtgcgtgcgtgcgtgcgtgcgtgcgtgcgtgcgtgcgtgcgtgcgtgcgtgcgtgcgtgcgtgcgtgcgtgcgtgcgtgcgtgaatgAACAGGGTGAATGTAATTTGCTCCGTCACACGTTTGGATAGATTGATGTTATTTTAGCGGTGGGTCTGTGATATTGTATATGATCTACTTATTGTCCCCCATGACAAAAGCAGGGGAGGGGACTGTGGATCTGTGTCCATCCATCCATTAGTTTGTACGTTAGTCACACgcgatatctcagacagcactggaCGAATTATGACGAAccttgggtgaatgatgcgtcttgccatagagagCCGGCATTTGAAGAATAAAATCTATATAatctatattttgatttgtttagtatatatttagatttgtttttctggttactacatgattccatatgtgttatttcatagttttgatgtcttcgctattattctacattgtagaaaatagtaaaaaataaagaaaaacccttgaatgagtagctgtgt
Protein-coding regions in this window:
- the LOC139542907 gene encoding uncharacterized protein; protein product: MASGTDDSYSKMLMLGAIAAASAFVVTIFIVVVCVGCQRKNKTKHPASNGEKGTSVEMGALRQPKNSSMSKSDTRLHEINRTPCNGNSGGKNRPASMDLLLLHSRRSTSDLRPPLVRQLPQIPNRPVGKGDPEGGDIRGGGGDGVRDHTYTEVGIRNSPVRCLDDGLYEVVGVREADTVPPAPPPTSANTPATLRASQSPNGTRTNVVRNGNGNGNGKGRGNGRGGVNGCSTLGRGGGKGPNGANGVNGSSGSLLSSLPSLAIQDPVTAEYASIRKVKKVNKATKNEIGNTESDDQSSVQSSVGESPSAPPLLLPRSQEFPRKQLEPFHLHVFPKETVFMGNGEQYIWKPPEDDDIITLHRAPAPPGENGQGYIPTAMEITDTYSTVCKPQKKKPSPDHSAAKTLPRNHCPGGKNGGGRGGGAGGNEGGNGAWGGGREIPGGQARSHEEPCYEPVGDKSWPTCVVAESDPAYATIDSHRKREWAGTNNGALGANATLKPRKKPPKQGASSPEAPCPQEPPACPLAPPSRALPGGENFYETISDVKQGANSASTTTIFTFNDGMEMYVTGL